From one Streptomyces sp. NBC_00539 genomic stretch:
- a CDS encoding RHS repeat-associated core domain-containing protein, whose protein sequence is MPWHQVSDFRITDALVARIDYSTGNLMLAATDFEMAGVGQKLRLARTYNSFDAPWGKVSQRWWQEYERYAHVFTNEVVVYDTTGDAVRFTKNNDGSFTTPSGYSKDLKKNTDGTYTLTNRKSGVKDTYDANGTLTQVTDRNNGSITVTQHDEGGEQKGFKLTETRSGRWIDLLKTDASQWQAKDHTGRTAVFDLNAAGDLAKTTDTEGKSTAFGYDSSNRLVKITTPEGRVTVFTYDDQNRVTSMLRATETNASGHTGPTYTYAYSAASPSDAGATTVTDPERHSTAYEHNARGDVTKTTDALKHERSKSFDANHNVDTASDAMGVGGTGANVTDYGWDTRNNLTSAKLPTGATSSAGYQTIAGTDVPRTSTSADNEKTDYTYDTAGNTKSVAVTGTGGGNQSFDYNPASAACGGFEGQRCKVTTKTSDTASVSTSFHYDAKGNLDRVTPPAPLGVTTYRYDELGRPVSAQDGRGVTTTYTYDHRDRIKKVDSSNYSTVTYEYDGDGNLKQRSDGTGVTKYDFDPLSRETVRTLQNGSQTKLAYTPAGNVDYYQDPSGITDYTWNEVNKLKDLKDPTGKVTTYEYNENDFRKKTLYPGGTVQEVTPDKSSRPEKIKATSSKGTLVDLSYTYLNGTKDGGKIRTSTDAVTGMKTTYTYDAAGRFSYAKEEKGTALNSSWQYCYDLAGNLTSQGVDPGCPRGTTYTINDAQQITAKNGSSANWSYDKIGNETAGASTPEGTRTAEKWTDHSQLTSLTVGGKVYDGQYGSTDQSERIKLGDTFFHNGPLGLSAKTTAGVDMGFNREPGGTLNSMTTGGKSYYYLTDALGSVIALTDETGTKVNTYSFSPRGVQRAATSEKVSQPYRFAGGYQDPTGLYHFKARYYDPNIGRFTQPDPSGQEKNPYLYSEGDPVNRIDPNGLYSLTDAVDDAKEVSDAVSSGLEGDTDALWGQVAGLATGIVIESACQFVAGFAGAPTAGAGAVAVEAGCAYGSAAAGDWVANSVESSLK, encoded by the coding sequence GTGCCTTGGCACCAGGTCTCCGACTTCCGGATCACGGACGCTCTGGTAGCCCGGATCGACTACTCGACCGGCAACCTCATGCTGGCCGCCACTGACTTCGAGATGGCGGGCGTCGGCCAGAAGCTCAGGCTCGCACGGACCTACAACTCCTTCGACGCGCCATGGGGGAAAGTCTCACAGCGCTGGTGGCAGGAGTACGAGCGCTACGCGCACGTGTTCACCAACGAGGTGGTCGTCTATGACACGACCGGGGACGCGGTGCGGTTCACGAAGAACAACGACGGCTCGTTCACGACTCCCTCGGGCTATTCAAAAGACCTGAAGAAGAACACGGACGGGACCTACACGCTGACCAACCGCAAGAGCGGGGTCAAGGACACCTACGACGCGAACGGCACCCTCACCCAGGTCACCGATCGCAACAACGGCTCCATCACTGTCACGCAGCACGACGAAGGCGGTGAGCAGAAGGGCTTCAAGCTCACCGAAACCCGCTCCGGCCGGTGGATCGACCTGCTCAAGACGGATGCCTCACAGTGGCAGGCCAAGGACCACACGGGCCGTACCGCCGTCTTCGACCTCAACGCGGCCGGGGACCTCGCGAAAACCACGGACACCGAGGGCAAGTCCACGGCCTTCGGTTACGACTCATCCAACCGCCTGGTGAAGATCACCACCCCTGAGGGGCGGGTCACGGTCTTCACCTACGACGACCAGAACCGTGTCACCTCCATGCTGCGCGCCACGGAGACCAACGCCTCCGGCCACACGGGCCCCACCTACACCTACGCCTACAGCGCGGCCAGCCCCTCGGACGCCGGTGCCACCACCGTCACCGACCCCGAGCGGCACTCCACGGCCTACGAGCACAACGCCAGAGGCGATGTCACCAAGACCACCGACGCCCTCAAGCACGAACGGTCCAAGTCGTTCGACGCGAACCACAACGTGGACACCGCCAGTGACGCGATGGGCGTCGGAGGCACGGGCGCCAACGTCACCGACTACGGCTGGGACACCCGCAACAACCTGACGTCGGCCAAACTACCGACCGGCGCGACGTCTTCGGCGGGCTACCAGACGATCGCGGGCACCGACGTTCCCAGGACGTCGACCAGCGCGGATAACGAGAAGACCGACTACACGTACGACACGGCGGGCAACACCAAGTCCGTCGCCGTCACGGGCACCGGCGGAGGCAATCAGAGCTTCGACTACAACCCCGCCTCTGCGGCCTGTGGCGGGTTCGAAGGCCAGCGCTGCAAAGTCACGACGAAGACGAGCGACACCGCATCGGTGTCGACATCCTTCCACTACGACGCGAAGGGCAACCTCGACCGCGTCACCCCGCCCGCGCCGCTGGGTGTCACCACCTACCGCTACGACGAGCTCGGCCGGCCCGTGTCAGCGCAGGACGGCCGCGGCGTCACCACCACGTACACCTACGACCACCGCGACCGCATCAAGAAGGTCGACAGCTCCAATTACTCCACCGTCACATACGAGTACGACGGAGACGGCAACCTCAAACAGCGTTCCGACGGCACCGGGGTCACCAAGTACGACTTCGACCCCCTCTCCCGCGAGACCGTCCGCACCCTGCAGAACGGCTCGCAGACCAAGCTCGCCTACACCCCCGCCGGCAACGTCGACTACTACCAGGACCCCTCGGGGATCACCGACTACACCTGGAACGAGGTCAACAAGCTCAAGGATCTGAAGGACCCGACCGGCAAGGTCACTACGTACGAGTACAACGAGAACGACTTCCGCAAGAAGACTCTTTACCCCGGCGGAACGGTACAAGAGGTCACCCCGGACAAATCCAGCCGTCCCGAGAAGATCAAGGCCACTTCCTCCAAGGGAACACTCGTCGATCTGTCGTACACGTACCTCAACGGGACGAAGGACGGCGGGAAGATCCGCACGAGCACCGATGCCGTCACCGGCATGAAGACGACCTACACCTACGACGCGGCCGGCCGCTTCTCCTACGCCAAGGAGGAGAAGGGCACGGCCTTGAACTCCTCCTGGCAGTACTGCTACGACCTCGCCGGCAACCTCACCTCGCAGGGCGTGGACCCCGGCTGCCCGCGCGGCACGACGTACACCATCAACGACGCCCAGCAGATCACCGCCAAGAACGGTTCCTCCGCCAACTGGTCCTACGACAAGATCGGCAACGAAACAGCGGGCGCCTCCACACCGGAAGGCACCCGCACCGCCGAAAAGTGGACCGACCACTCCCAGCTCACCTCCCTCACGGTCGGCGGCAAGGTCTACGACGGCCAGTACGGCTCCACCGACCAGAGCGAACGCATAAAGCTCGGTGACACCTTCTTCCACAACGGACCGCTCGGCCTGTCGGCCAAGACCACAGCCGGCGTGGACATGGGATTCAACCGGGAGCCCGGGGGCACCTTGAACTCCATGACGACCGGGGGCAAGTCCTACTACTACCTGACCGACGCACTCGGCTCCGTCATCGCGCTCACCGACGAGACCGGCACCAAGGTCAACACCTACTCCTTCAGTCCCCGCGGCGTCCAGCGCGCGGCTACCTCCGAGAAGGTGTCCCAGCCCTACCGGTTCGCCGGCGGTTACCAGGACCCCACCGGCCTCTACCACTTCAAGGCCCGCTACTACGACCCCAACATCGGCCGCTTCACCCAGCCCGACCCTTCCGGCCAGGAGAAGAACCCCTACCTCTACTCGGAAGGTGACCCGGTCAACCGCATCGACCCCAACGGCCTCTACAGCCTGACGGACGCCGTGGACGACGCCAAGGAAGTCTCCGACGCAGTGTCCAGTGGACTGGAAGGCGACACAGACGCCCTCTGGGGCCAGGTCGCAGGCCTCGCCACCGGCATCGTCATCGAATCCGCGTGCCAGTTCGTCGCCGGTTTCGCGGGAGCACCAACGGCCGGCGCCGGAGCCGTCGCCGTCGAAGCGGGCTGCGCCTACGGAAGCGCAGCAGCCGGGGACTGGGTAGCCAATTCCGTGGAAAGCAGTCTCAAGTAG
- a CDS encoding UvrD-helicase domain-containing protein: MEPTKEQQAAREVFASGRDLALVAGAGTGKTSTLILMGAATRERGLYVAFNRAIADDARGRFGSNVECRTAHSLAFRAVGHHYRERLDASARIPAKHTARLLGITHDLDVNSRQIKTTHAARLVMGMVRKFCYTTDRQVMARHMEPVNGLDGPGQDYLARILLPYAHRAWEDICSPAGRLRFEHDHYMKLWAMTSPQLGADFVLLDEAQDTNPVLEEVFLAQHAQRICVGDPAQQIYGWRNARDVMTGFPAEQLRLTQSFRFGPAIAEVANRWLGHAESEMQLTGHGPASRVGKVAQPEAVLCRGNVDAMSEVLSYLGLGIPVALTGGGSALQRIAKAALELKVGQRTSHPELFLFSSWGEVQEYAEQDKAGQDLKAIVQLVDTYGPDQIIEAVDRLSPEDKAQVTVSTAHKAKGREWPSVRIGKGFMAPPVDDHGLQRPLNASEARLIYVAVSRARQLLDPEGIAWIDEYEKTTSDAGRDGTVAGRPMIELSLTGQLRYDSSPISQFMAAHLPYSQNLVRDYQTRIAGLPHPVQPIDVQYPNWSALGHAIDYRLRLSLGGRLGLAVVAGVMLLDETGRLRGAPARTSRKALHTAGRELLATVDAHLADPGRLEEDTLIRLCFVAGFFEDIARTGEIRRFSMLGSATPATTLDDLTAAVPEYVVTDIDQQMQLADGPFAVFRALPQSARVCGPVFTGSGDIGGADADYILDGLLLDCKATKDPRRLGREEIYQLAGYLLLDYDDQFGIDQVGLYLSRQGGLITWEAADFLRRLGASAPQPQLRAQLRQHLHKATHAR; encoded by the coding sequence ATGGAGCCGACGAAGGAACAGCAGGCTGCCCGTGAGGTATTTGCCTCCGGCCGGGACTTGGCATTGGTCGCGGGTGCCGGCACAGGCAAGACGTCCACGCTCATCCTGATGGGCGCCGCGACCCGCGAGCGCGGGCTGTACGTGGCCTTCAACCGGGCGATCGCCGATGACGCCCGCGGGCGATTCGGGTCCAATGTGGAATGCCGCACCGCGCACTCCCTGGCCTTCCGCGCCGTCGGCCACCACTACCGCGAGCGCCTGGACGCCTCGGCCCGGATCCCCGCCAAGCACACCGCCCGCCTGCTCGGCATCACCCACGACCTCGACGTCAACTCCCGCCAAATCAAGACAACCCACGCCGCGCGCCTGGTGATGGGCATGGTCCGCAAGTTCTGCTACACCACTGACCGGCAGGTCATGGCACGCCACATGGAGCCGGTCAACGGCCTCGACGGCCCCGGCCAGGACTACCTCGCCCGTATCCTGCTGCCCTACGCACACCGTGCGTGGGAGGACATCTGCTCGCCCGCGGGCCGACTGCGGTTCGAGCACGATCACTACATGAAGCTGTGGGCGATGACCTCCCCGCAGCTCGGCGCGGACTTCGTCCTTCTGGACGAGGCGCAGGACACCAACCCCGTCCTGGAGGAAGTCTTCCTCGCCCAGCACGCCCAGAGAATCTGTGTCGGGGACCCGGCCCAGCAGATCTACGGCTGGCGCAACGCCCGCGATGTGATGACCGGCTTCCCGGCCGAACAGCTGCGCCTTACCCAGTCCTTCCGCTTCGGCCCGGCCATCGCCGAAGTGGCCAACCGGTGGCTGGGACACGCCGAGTCGGAGATGCAGCTGACCGGCCACGGCCCCGCCTCCCGAGTTGGCAAGGTGGCGCAGCCCGAGGCGGTGCTGTGCCGGGGCAACGTGGACGCGATGAGCGAAGTCCTGTCCTACCTGGGACTCGGCATCCCGGTGGCGCTGACCGGCGGAGGCAGCGCGCTGCAGCGCATCGCCAAGGCCGCACTGGAACTCAAGGTCGGGCAGCGCACCAGCCACCCGGAGCTGTTCTTGTTCTCCTCCTGGGGCGAGGTGCAGGAGTACGCCGAGCAGGACAAGGCAGGCCAGGACCTCAAAGCGATCGTGCAGCTGGTCGACACCTACGGGCCAGACCAGATCATCGAAGCGGTGGACCGCCTCTCCCCGGAAGACAAGGCGCAGGTCACCGTTTCCACCGCGCACAAGGCGAAGGGACGGGAGTGGCCCTCAGTACGCATCGGCAAGGGATTCATGGCCCCGCCGGTGGACGACCACGGCCTGCAGCGCCCACTGAACGCGAGCGAGGCGCGACTGATCTACGTCGCCGTCAGCCGCGCCCGTCAACTGCTGGACCCCGAGGGCATCGCCTGGATCGACGAGTACGAAAAGACCACGTCCGACGCCGGCCGGGACGGCACGGTAGCCGGGCGGCCAATGATCGAACTGAGTCTGACCGGCCAGCTGAGATACGACTCCTCACCGATCTCGCAGTTCATGGCAGCCCACCTGCCCTACAGCCAGAACCTGGTCCGCGACTACCAGACCCGCATCGCCGGCCTCCCGCACCCGGTCCAGCCGATCGACGTGCAGTACCCGAACTGGTCAGCCCTAGGGCACGCCATCGACTACCGCCTCCGCCTCAGCCTCGGCGGCCGGCTCGGACTGGCCGTCGTCGCCGGCGTCATGCTCCTCGACGAGACCGGGCGGCTGCGCGGAGCACCGGCGCGCACCTCCCGCAAAGCCCTTCACACCGCGGGTCGTGAGCTGCTGGCCACCGTCGACGCCCACCTCGCCGATCCCGGCCGCCTGGAGGAGGACACGCTCATCCGGCTGTGCTTCGTTGCCGGCTTCTTCGAGGACATCGCCCGCACTGGTGAGATCCGCCGCTTCAGCATGCTCGGCTCTGCCACCCCCGCCACGACCCTGGACGACCTCACCGCGGCTGTCCCCGAGTACGTCGTGACCGACATCGATCAGCAGATGCAGCTCGCCGACGGCCCGTTCGCTGTCTTCCGGGCCCTACCGCAAAGCGCCCGGGTGTGTGGTCCGGTCTTCACCGGCAGCGGCGACATCGGCGGCGCCGACGCCGACTACATCCTCGACGGCCTCCTGCTGGACTGCAAAGCCACCAAGGACCCCCGCCGCCTGGGCCGCGAGGAGATCTACCAGCTCGCCGGATACCTCCTGCTGGATTACGACGACCAGTTCGGCATCGACCAGGTGGGCCTGTACCTCTCCCGCCAAGGCGGCCTGATCACCTGGGAGGCCGCCGACTTCCTGCGACGGCTCGGCGCGAGCGCCCCGCAACCGCAACTGCGTGCACAACTTCGCCAACACCTGCACAAGGCAACCCACGCCCGGTGA
- a CDS encoding alpha/beta hydrolase, translating into MATVSPATRRALAVSFTLAACLTSSPVLATAAETPAQDSSGAGLDRYYRQHLGWGSCIKGADDTTGRDLDQAGVQCADVTVPLDYADPRGRTITVAISRLKATDTRHRIGAILLNNGGPGGPALQSPPQARASMKEVGARYDIVGFDPRFIGRSTALDCGLPVGMTWLSAGTGRAGFDRQVALQKSLADKCRAKDAEVLPHITTRNTARDMDVIRGTLGERKISFLGYSYGTYLGTVYTQMFPGRHDRMVLDGAINPSDYRPRLLRGTERENEKALSDWAAWAAEHHDTYGLGRSRAEVLVAVDRIVAAAARGALTIGVGADAFRIDDSQVPLLLFSGIADDTAPARASFGELVSALAKAAEGRPATVPPMLVPELRYVLRGEGEPTGAQSAVICGDVAAARDPELYWRDIERNRIAHPLFGALTNNINPCAFWDSPREEPTRVRRDVSALIVAATGDPRTTYKGSVELHKQLPSSRLVTLEGANRHALFGRYGNVCVDDQVNRYLATGKLPARDRTCVKQAG; encoded by the coding sequence GTGGCCACTGTCAGCCCCGCCACACGCCGCGCCTTGGCCGTGAGCTTCACCCTCGCCGCCTGCCTCACGTCCTCCCCAGTCCTGGCCACGGCCGCCGAGACCCCCGCCCAGGACAGCTCCGGGGCCGGACTGGACAGGTATTACCGCCAGCACCTCGGCTGGGGCAGCTGCATCAAGGGCGCCGACGACACCACGGGCCGCGATCTGGACCAGGCGGGCGTGCAGTGCGCCGACGTGACCGTGCCCCTGGACTACGCCGACCCCCGGGGGCGCACGATCACCGTGGCGATCTCCCGGCTCAAGGCCACCGACACCCGCCATCGCATCGGCGCGATACTCCTCAACAACGGCGGTCCGGGCGGTCCCGCGCTCCAGTCTCCGCCGCAGGCCCGTGCGTCGATGAAGGAGGTCGGCGCGCGCTACGACATCGTCGGCTTCGACCCGCGCTTCATCGGGCGCAGCACCGCGCTGGACTGCGGCTTGCCCGTCGGCATGACCTGGCTGTCCGCCGGCACCGGCCGGGCGGGCTTCGACCGCCAGGTCGCCCTGCAGAAGAGCCTCGCCGACAAGTGCCGGGCCAAGGACGCCGAGGTGCTCCCGCACATCACCACCCGCAACACGGCCCGCGACATGGACGTCATCCGCGGCACGCTCGGCGAGCGGAAGATCTCCTTCCTGGGCTACTCGTACGGTACGTACTTGGGCACGGTCTACACGCAGATGTTCCCCGGCCGCCACGACCGGATGGTGCTGGACGGGGCGATCAACCCTAGCGACTACCGCCCCCGGCTGCTGAGGGGCACCGAGCGCGAGAACGAGAAGGCTCTGTCCGACTGGGCCGCCTGGGCCGCGGAGCACCACGACACCTACGGCCTCGGCCGCAGCCGCGCCGAGGTGCTCGTCGCCGTCGACCGCATCGTCGCGGCGGCCGCACGCGGTGCGCTGACCATCGGCGTCGGCGCCGATGCCTTCCGGATCGACGACAGCCAGGTGCCGCTCCTCCTCTTTTCGGGCATCGCGGACGACACCGCCCCGGCGCGGGCGTCGTTCGGCGAGCTGGTTTCCGCTCTGGCCAAAGCCGCGGAGGGCCGGCCGGCGACGGTGCCGCCGATGCTCGTCCCGGAGCTCCGGTACGTGCTGCGCGGTGAGGGCGAGCCCACCGGCGCGCAGTCCGCCGTCATCTGCGGGGACGTCGCCGCCGCGCGCGATCCCGAGCTCTACTGGCGGGACATCGAGCGAAACCGCATCGCGCACCCGCTTTTCGGCGCTCTGACCAACAACATCAACCCGTGCGCCTTCTGGGACTCGCCGCGCGAAGAGCCCACCCGGGTGCGGCGCGATGTCTCTGCACTGATCGTCGCCGCCACCGGGGACCCGCGTACGACGTACAAGGGAAGCGTCGAGCTGCACAAGCAGCTGCCGAGCTCCAGGCTGGTCACCCTCGAAGGTGCCAACCGGCACGCCCTCTTCGGGCGTTACGGCAACGTGTGCGTGGACGACCAGGTCAACCGGTACCTGGCCACCGGCAAGCTGCCGGCGAGGGACCGGACCTGCGTCAAGCAGGCGGGGTAG
- a CDS encoding winged helix-turn-helix transcriptional regulator, which yields MGEDLGGGEYAADCQARVAFEVLSNRWDSVIVYILGESGPMRPRALITRIGGISPKVLNEALRRLEYNGLVARQAYAEAPPRVDYSLTEAGVALLGPIRAMGAWAGRYTEAVLAAQARFAPREDRPYGS from the coding sequence ATGGGCGAGGACCTGGGCGGCGGCGAGTACGCCGCGGACTGCCAGGCGAGGGTGGCCTTCGAAGTCCTGTCGAACCGCTGGGACAGCGTGATCGTGTACATCCTCGGCGAGAGCGGGCCCATGAGGCCACGCGCGTTGATCACACGCATCGGCGGGATCAGCCCCAAGGTCCTCAACGAAGCCCTGCGCCGCCTTGAGTACAACGGTCTGGTCGCACGCCAGGCGTACGCCGAGGCCCCGCCACGCGTCGACTACTCCCTCACCGAGGCGGGCGTCGCACTGCTGGGCCCGATCCGTGCGATGGGCGCGTGGGCGGGACGCTACACAGAAGCCGTCCTGGCGGCCCAAGCCCGCTTCGCACCCCGAGAAGACCGCCCGTACGGGAGCTAA
- a CDS encoding TetR/AcrR family transcriptional regulator has product MMLPSDAPTPADGSGDGSVEPGTVRPGGRTARVRAAVLQAAGDMLAEQGFHALDLAEVARRAEVGKTTVYRRWGTVTGLVADLLTDMAEQSLPRADTGSLEQDLLANAELVRRTLSDPRQGPLFKAVIAAATGDARTAEALHRFYEIRVAEWAHCVQDAIARGEVPEGTDAAEVVRAVSAPLYYRLLTTDAPLDEAAARQAAGAATAAARAGAFAGTP; this is encoded by the coding sequence ATGATGCTTCCAAGTGATGCCCCGACACCCGCAGACGGCTCGGGGGACGGGTCCGTCGAGCCGGGGACCGTCCGCCCCGGGGGCCGGACGGCCCGAGTACGGGCCGCCGTCCTGCAGGCAGCCGGCGACATGCTGGCCGAGCAGGGTTTCCACGCGCTGGACCTCGCCGAGGTCGCCCGGCGGGCCGAGGTCGGCAAGACCACCGTGTACCGGCGCTGGGGCACCGTGACCGGCCTGGTCGCCGACCTGCTGACCGACATGGCCGAACAGTCGCTCCCGCGCGCCGACACCGGCTCGCTCGAGCAGGACCTGCTGGCCAACGCCGAGCTCGTCCGACGCACCCTGTCCGACCCGCGCCAAGGCCCCCTGTTCAAGGCCGTCATCGCCGCCGCCACAGGCGACGCCCGGACGGCCGAGGCCCTGCACCGCTTCTACGAGATCCGGGTCGCGGAATGGGCGCACTGCGTCCAGGACGCCATCGCGCGGGGGGAGGTGCCGGAGGGCACCGACGCTGCCGAGGTGGTGCGGGCCGTGTCAGCCCCGCTGTACTACCGGCTGCTGACCACGGACGCTCCCCTGGACGAAGCCGCGGCCCGGCAGGCGGCCGGAGCGGCAACGGCAGCCGCCCGCGCGGGAGCCTTCGCCGGGACGCCGTAG
- a CDS encoding aldo/keto reductase gives MEYKQLGSSGLRVSVLGFGAGTFGGRGPVFGAWGSTDAQEARRLVDICLDAGITLFDTADVYSAGASEEVLGRAVKGRRDQVILSTKAGLPTGDGPGEYGTSRSRLIGAVEDALRRLDTDRIDLFQLHGFDAATPVEEVLSTLDQLVRSGKVRYVGVSNFAGWQLMKSLSVADRNGYPRYAAHQVYYSLIGRDYEWELMPLARDQGVGAVVWSPLGWGRLTGKLRRGRPLPARSRLHQSADYGPPVEDGHLYDVVDALEDVAQDTGRTIPQVAINWLLRRPTVSTVLVGARDEQQLRQNIGAVGWELTTEQMARLDAASHRPAPYPYFPYERQEGFARLNPPMTSLSPQA, from the coding sequence ATGGAGTACAAGCAGCTCGGTTCGTCCGGCCTCAGGGTTTCCGTCCTCGGCTTCGGCGCCGGCACCTTCGGTGGCCGCGGCCCCGTCTTCGGCGCCTGGGGCAGCACGGATGCGCAGGAGGCGCGCCGGCTCGTCGACATCTGCCTCGACGCCGGCATCACGCTCTTCGACACCGCGGACGTCTACTCGGCGGGGGCCTCGGAGGAGGTCCTGGGCCGGGCCGTGAAGGGCCGGCGCGACCAGGTAATCCTCTCCACCAAGGCGGGGCTGCCCACCGGCGACGGCCCCGGCGAGTACGGCACCTCCCGCTCCCGCCTGATCGGCGCGGTCGAGGACGCCCTGCGCCGGCTCGACACCGACCGCATCGACCTCTTCCAGCTCCACGGCTTCGACGCCGCCACCCCCGTCGAGGAGGTGCTGTCCACCCTCGACCAGCTCGTCCGCTCCGGCAAGGTCCGCTACGTCGGGGTCTCCAACTTCGCGGGCTGGCAGCTGATGAAGTCCCTGTCCGTCGCCGACCGCAACGGCTACCCCCGCTACGCGGCCCACCAGGTCTACTACTCCCTCATCGGACGCGACTACGAGTGGGAGCTGATGCCCCTTGCCCGTGACCAGGGCGTCGGCGCGGTGGTCTGGAGCCCGCTGGGCTGGGGCCGCCTCACCGGAAAGCTGCGCCGCGGCCGCCCTCTGCCCGCCAGAAGCCGACTGCACCAGAGCGCCGACTACGGCCCGCCGGTGGAGGACGGCCACCTGTACGACGTGGTCGACGCCCTCGAGGACGTCGCGCAGGACACCGGCCGGACCATCCCCCAGGTGGCCATCAACTGGCTGCTGCGCCGCCCGACCGTCTCCACCGTCCTCGTCGGCGCCCGCGACGAGCAGCAACTGCGGCAGAACATCGGTGCCGTCGGATGGGAGCTGACCACCGAACAGATGGCCCGCCTCGACGCCGCCAGCCACCGCCCGGCGCCCTACCCGTACTTCCCCTACGAACGCCAGGAAGGCTTCGCCCGCCTCAACCCTCCCATGACGAGCCTCAGCCCTCAGGCCTGA
- a CDS encoding cupin domain-containing protein, with translation MPFIRSDEAVVHEIHGGRFVSYVRPDTGSRDLAAWRVEVPAAMVAPTHTISDEETFYVLSGRLRLTIDGESAELRAGDAAVAPAGSELAVANTTDQPAHMWVTTRVGLTAKLADGNIITPPWAH, from the coding sequence ATGCCGTTCATCCGCAGTGACGAGGCCGTCGTACACGAGATTCACGGTGGACGCTTCGTTTCCTACGTCCGTCCCGACACCGGCAGCCGGGACCTCGCCGCCTGGCGCGTCGAGGTCCCGGCCGCAATGGTGGCGCCAACCCATACGATCAGCGACGAGGAGACCTTCTACGTCCTCTCCGGTCGCCTCAGGCTCACCATCGACGGTGAGAGCGCCGAACTCCGCGCAGGCGATGCGGCAGTGGCACCTGCAGGCTCCGAACTGGCAGTCGCCAATACCACCGACCAGCCCGCCCACATGTGGGTCACCACACGTGTCGGGCTCACCGCCAAACTGGCTGACGGCAACATCATCACCCCGCCCTGGGCTCACTAG
- a CDS encoding MarR family winged helix-turn-helix transcriptional regulator — translation MDDALAFSALVLALSGQLVQEIHTSVSQQGFEDLRPAHGFAFARISAGGATTADLAEHLGVTKQAAAQLVEELVRKGYVERHPHPHDARARLLGLTETGWAATRAADQAARTAVAPWREVLGQARFSELVADLALLAPPGPIRPAW, via the coding sequence ATGGACGACGCCCTGGCCTTCTCCGCACTCGTGCTGGCACTCTCCGGACAGCTGGTGCAGGAAATCCACACCAGCGTGTCCCAGCAGGGATTCGAGGACCTACGACCCGCACACGGCTTCGCCTTCGCCCGCATCTCTGCAGGCGGCGCCACCACGGCCGACCTGGCCGAGCACCTGGGGGTGACCAAGCAGGCCGCCGCCCAGCTGGTCGAGGAGCTGGTCCGAAAGGGGTACGTAGAGCGGCATCCACACCCGCACGATGCCCGCGCCCGCCTCCTGGGACTGACTGAGACCGGCTGGGCCGCTACGCGCGCCGCCGACCAGGCAGCCCGGACTGCCGTCGCACCGTGGCGAGAAGTACTGGGCCAGGCGCGCTTCAGCGAACTCGTCGCCGACCTGGCACTCCTTGCACCGCCGGGACCGATCCGCCCTGCCTGGTGA
- a CDS encoding CocE/NonD family hydrolase C-terminal non-catalytic domain-containing protein: protein MTSQPSSTGWTRARSTSSDSPQAVPCSPEPWPTRALPAACTGRSSPSPNSTARIITHEPYMLSDLVPGQDVTITWDLQAAAYDVPTGHRLALVVNSRHQLYSHATVEGSTTLIGSPPGGESCLHLPLG, encoded by the coding sequence GTGACCTCGCAGCCTTCGTCGACCGGCTGGACAAGGGCAAGGTCGACATCCTCGGATTCTCCTCAGGCGGTGCCGTGCTCACCCGAGCCCTGGCCGACCCGGGCGTTGCCGGCCGCCTGCACCGGGCGATCATCGCCGAGCCCGAACTCCACCGCGCGGATCATCACCCACGAGCCGTACATGCTGTCCGACCTCGTCCCCGGCCAGGACGTCACCATCACATGGGACCTCCAGGCCGCCGCCTACGACGTGCCGACGGGCCACCGCCTGGCATTGGTGGTGAACAGCAGGCACCAGCTCTACTCCCACGCGACCGTCGAGGGCAGCACGACCCTCATCGGATCGCCGCCCGGGGGCGAGTCCTGCCTGCACCTACCCCTGGGCTGA